One stretch of Synechococcus sp. HK05 DNA includes these proteins:
- a CDS encoding ABC transporter ATP-binding protein, which translates to MSEQTAPLELQGVSRRFGGLQALSEVSFSVQEGEIFGLIGPNGAGKTTLFNLLSGVTPPSSGVIRWRGKPCHGLSPDALNRLGIARTFQNLRLFGGLTVLENVLVALHHQSGAQLEQQALALLEELGLADLAERRADELAYGNRRRLEIARALATKPTLLLLDEPAAGMNPSEKEQLCALLAEMRQRHQLTLIVIEHHVPLLMQLCQRMAVLDFGRLIALGNPEQIRTDPRVIEAYLGGAR; encoded by the coding sequence ATGAGCGAGCAGACGGCTCCTCTCGAACTGCAGGGCGTCAGCCGCCGCTTCGGCGGGCTGCAGGCCCTCAGCGAGGTGAGCTTCAGCGTGCAGGAGGGAGAGATCTTCGGGCTCATCGGGCCCAACGGCGCAGGGAAAACCACGTTGTTCAATCTGCTCTCGGGCGTCACACCACCTTCAAGCGGGGTGATCCGCTGGCGCGGCAAACCCTGCCATGGCCTCAGCCCAGACGCACTCAACCGCCTGGGCATTGCCCGCACCTTTCAAAACCTGCGACTGTTCGGTGGGCTCACAGTGCTGGAAAACGTGCTGGTCGCCCTGCACCACCAATCTGGAGCCCAGCTCGAACAGCAAGCCCTGGCCTTGCTGGAGGAGTTGGGATTGGCTGACTTGGCCGAGCGCCGAGCCGATGAACTCGCCTACGGCAACCGCCGCCGGCTGGAGATCGCCAGGGCCTTAGCCACCAAGCCAACACTGCTGCTGCTGGATGAACCCGCCGCCGGCATGAATCCCAGCGAAAAAGAACAGCTCTGCGCCTTGCTGGCTGAGATGCGGCAGCGCCATCAACTCACCTTGATCGTGATTGAGCATCACGTGCCGCTGCTGATGCAGCTTTGCCAGCGCATGGCCGTGCTGGACTTTGGCCGGCTCATCGCCCTGGGCAACCCGGAACAGATCCGAACCGATCCCCGGGTGATCGAGGCCTACCTGGGGGGTGCCCGGTGA
- a CDS encoding ABC transporter ATP-binding protein, giving the protein MALLELDQLQVHYGSVQALAGVSLRVNRGEFVCLLGSNGAGKSTTLKAISRLIPATGGQLRWRGGDLAGVPAHRTLRLGIGHCPEGRRLLNRQTVAFNLELGAYLRRDRDGITRDLDRCYALFPRLAERRRQQAGSLSGGEQQMLAIARALMGQPELLMLDEPSLGLAPKLVAEVMAVLANLHEQGQTILLVEQNAQAALEIADRGYVLEAGRLQLEGSARDLLGNAQLRAAYLGE; this is encoded by the coding sequence ATGGCTCTGCTGGAACTGGATCAGCTGCAGGTGCACTACGGCAGTGTGCAGGCCTTGGCGGGCGTGTCGCTCCGGGTCAACCGCGGGGAGTTCGTGTGCCTGCTGGGCTCCAATGGAGCCGGCAAAAGCACAACCCTGAAGGCCATCTCGCGCCTCATACCGGCCACGGGTGGGCAACTTCGCTGGCGCGGCGGCGATCTGGCCGGCGTGCCAGCCCACCGCACCCTCAGGCTGGGGATCGGCCACTGCCCAGAGGGCCGGCGGCTGCTCAACCGCCAAACGGTGGCCTTCAACCTGGAGCTGGGCGCGTACCTCCGCCGCGACCGCGACGGCATCACCCGCGATCTGGATCGCTGTTATGCGTTGTTCCCCCGCCTGGCGGAACGTCGGCGCCAGCAGGCTGGCTCACTCTCCGGTGGAGAGCAGCAGATGTTGGCGATCGCCCGCGCACTGATGGGCCAGCCTGAACTGCTGATGCTGGACGAGCCCAGCTTGGGGCTCGCTCCGAAACTGGTGGCGGAGGTGATGGCCGTGCTGGCCAACCTGCACGAGCAAGGGCAAACCATCCTGCTGGTGGAACAGAACGCCCAGGCCGCACTTGAGATTGCCGATCGCGGTTATGTGCTGGAGGCCGGGCGGCTGCAACTCGAAGGCTCGGCGAGGGATCTGCTTGGAAATGCCCAACTCAGAGCCGCGTATCTCGGTGAGTGA
- a CDS encoding calcium:proton antiporter: MIKACVGLGRDLLASRWSLLLIFTIAALFAHIDEGLPISQLIGWFVICGLGLVPLARMIAEMVEALADRLGDRIGGLISVALGNLVELVVSFTALASGLYHLVVISVAGAVITNCLLVLGISTCVGARKKATIEIHPYSTGLQSQQLLISTIFLAVPTVFHLATRFSKQTAETAMLSEGSNVFDSFATYSLIVSILVLAFYLLSFVYQLGTGRSLYLREESEQLLPPEGKKEPIASLIIMLLLISVVLVGVSENLVESLQLMVDGAHLNPLFVGLFLLPLFGSFSEALISVKAAATNRMDLAMASTVESSVQLLLFVMPLLVICGVPMGRYLHLAVPVTSLFSLGATVLAVHWITENRKLSWYEGSMLLTLYAVIAVGTFFLAA; encoded by the coding sequence ATGATCAAAGCCTGCGTCGGCCTGGGTCGCGACTTATTAGCGAGCCGATGGAGCTTGCTGCTCATCTTCACCATTGCCGCTCTCTTTGCACACATCGATGAAGGCTTACCAATTAGCCAGCTGATCGGCTGGTTTGTGATCTGCGGGCTCGGGCTTGTGCCATTGGCTCGGATGATCGCTGAAATGGTGGAAGCCCTAGCCGACCGACTGGGCGATCGCATCGGTGGATTAATCAGCGTTGCCTTGGGCAACCTGGTGGAACTGGTGGTGTCCTTCACAGCGCTGGCCAGTGGCTTGTATCACCTGGTGGTGATCTCCGTGGCCGGAGCCGTGATCACCAATTGCCTGCTGGTGCTCGGTATCAGCACCTGCGTTGGAGCACGCAAGAAGGCAACCATCGAAATTCACCCCTACAGCACTGGGTTACAGAGCCAGCAGCTGCTGATCAGCACGATTTTCCTAGCAGTACCCACCGTCTTCCACCTCGCCACTCGCTTTTCAAAGCAAACAGCCGAAACGGCGATGCTCAGCGAAGGGAGCAATGTATTTGACAGCTTTGCAACGTATTCGCTGATCGTCTCAATCCTTGTCCTGGCCTTCTACCTCCTCTCGTTTGTCTACCAATTAGGCACAGGCAGGAGCCTGTACTTGCGCGAAGAGTCCGAGCAGCTCTTACCCCCAGAAGGGAAGAAAGAGCCCATCGCAAGCCTGATCATCATGCTTTTACTGATCAGCGTGGTGCTTGTTGGAGTTTCCGAGAATCTGGTTGAGTCCTTGCAGCTCATGGTTGATGGCGCACACCTCAACCCACTGTTTGTCGGTCTTTTCCTTTTGCCACTTTTTGGTTCATTCTCAGAAGCCCTGATCTCAGTGAAGGCAGCGGCCACTAACAGGATGGATCTGGCGATGGCCAGCACAGTTGAATCAAGCGTTCAACTGCTGTTGTTCGTGATGCCGTTGCTAGTAATTTGCGGTGTACCAATGGGGAGGTACTTGCATTTGGCCGTTCCAGTCACGTCGCTCTTCAGCCTTGGAGCAACGGTTCTAGCCGTCCATTGGATTACCGAAAACAGAAAACTGAGCTGGTATGAAGGCTCAATGCTGCTCACCCTCTATGCCGTGATCGCCGTTGGCACCTTCTTCCTCGCGGCGTAA